The DNA sequence GCTAAAAAAGTTTCCAAAAGATTGGCTTCTTTAAACTGCAAACTGGAGACATTGATAGCAATGTAGTGTATGTGAATGTTTGCTTCTTTCATTTGATTAAATGCTTTGCAGGACTCTTCAAAGACGAAGTACCCAAGTGGGATAATCGTACCATTTTCTTCGGCGACAGGAATAAATTTGTCAGGGGTAACATTGCCAAGTTTTGGATTTTTCCATCGGACAAGGGCTTCAACAGAGTGGATGGTTTTTGTTTTGAGTCTGTATTGTGGTTGAAAAACCATAAAAAGTTCATTGTTTTGCAAAGCGTTACGAAGTGCCATGTCAATGTCGAGTCTGTGCTGTATGTTGCGTGAAAGTTCTTGTGTGTAGTAGCGGAAGTTGTTTTTTCCTGACTCTTTGGCAAGATACATCGCACTGTCGGCATGTTTTATGAGTGTCTGGGAATCTTCTCCGTTTTGCGGATAAACGGCTATACCGATACTTGCCGTAGTGATAAGCGAGTGCTCATTTACATGTATGGGTTCTTCAAGGTTTTTTATAATGTTTTGAGCGACTATTGCCGCATCGCTTGCAAGTGTCAGGTTTTCCAAAATTATAACAAATTCGTCACCGCCCCAACGGGAAATAAAGTCACTTTCTCTGAGTGTCGTTTTCAGTCTTGAAGCAACAGTTTTTAAAACTTCATCTCCTATGTCATGCCCGAGTGTATCATTAATGACTTTAAAACGGTCCAGGTCTATAAACAATACAGCCAAAATATCCTTGTTTCTTTTGCTTATTATGAGTGCATGTTGCAAATACTCTTCAAAGTTGACACGATTGGAAAGTCCTGTGAGCGCATCATGATAGGCAAGATAATCCGCTTTTGCCTGTGAAGTCTCTATCTCTCTGAGGTCGGTCTGCACTGCAGTATAGTTGAGAACATCGCCTTTGGAGTTTGTGATTTTTTTAATTGTTGACCAAAGAGGAATCAGTTCACCGTTTTTGGTTTTATTGACAAATTTTCCTTTCCATATACCGTGTTCTATCAGTTGATTCCAAAGATCTTTGTAAAAACTTGTATCCTGTACTCCCGAATGGAGAAACTTGAGACTTTTGCCTTTTACTTCAGCAAAAGAGTAGCCGTATATATTTGTAAAAGCACGGTTGATAGAGATAATTTTTCCCTCTGAATCTGTTATGATGATGGACTCTTCTGTATTTTCAAAAACACTGGCTGCCTGGGCGAGTTGTTTGTTTTTTTCTATATATTCTGTGATGTCAAGCTTAAGCGCAATATAGTTCACCAGTTTTCCCTGAAGAAAAATCGGAACGATGGAAGCCTTTTCGTATAAAAGAGAGCCGTCTTTTCGTTTGTTGATAAACTGTCCCTCCCATTTTTCCCCTTTGGCAAGTTTTGCATTGAGTTCTTCATAGAGAGCCGGGTCCTGAATATCTGATTTTAAGATTCTTGGATTTTGTCCCAGTACTTCTTGTGCTTTGTATTTTGTTGTTTTTTCAAATGTTTCGTTGACATAGACGATATTTCTTTGTGCATCTGTGATGACTACAATGTTGTCACTGTGTTCTATGGCATATTTAAATGCCAAAAGTTCTTTTTTTGTTTTGTTTGACTGAAGATGTGAAAAAATAAGTATAAATAAAATCGAAACAGTTACAAGGAAAAATACTATCATCAGCCATGTCTGGTGCTGCAAGTCTTTTTCATAGTCAAGTGTTATATGACGCTTGAGTGCTTCGAGTTGCCTGTAAAGCGGATTTGTCTGTACTTCTTGTGAAACCTCTTTGAGTGATTGGAGTGTTTGGAGCATTACTTTTGCGTGCATATAAAAAGTATAAAGATATTGACTGTTTTTATTGCGGGCAATTATTTTAAGTTCATGAAGCTTTTTTTGTATGGTTTTTTTATCTATATATTCACTTGAAGCATATCGTAAGATATAAAAAAGAGCCTCATTTGTAAGGTTCTTTGCCTGAAGAGAAATATCAGCTGCATTGGAAATTGTCGTATGCAGACCAAAAAGAAAATGGGAGCTGTTTATAAGAGCAGAGTTTTGTGCTTTGAAGTATTCTAAATCATCAGCTTTTTTTTGAAAGTTTTGTGCAATTTTTTCTAAAAGAGGTGCAGTGTTTTTATTGTATTTTTGCATATCCTGACGCAGGCTTTTTAAAATTTTCTCAAATTGTTTTTTTTGCTGGTCAACTGTATCATAATTTGTGAATTTATTTGCAGTGAATGTAAAGTCATTGAGTTCTCTGTCTATAAGTTGCAGTTGGGTTATTTTATTGCTTTGGAGTGAAAAATGACTCATGTTTTCTTTGATTTTGTAGCCGTTTACAAACATTATAAAAACAAAAAGGATGAAAACAAAGAGAATGAATGTAGTTTTATCGGTATGCTTTAACTTTTCTATCATTCTGGCTCAATATTTTTAGGAAGTTCACCGTTGAGAGACTGTAAAAAAGCAGTTATTTTCGCAATCTCCTCTTTTGTAATGTGACGACCGAGTTGATACTGAGACATAATTTCTACCGCTTTTTTCAAATCATAGGTACGCCCGTCATGGAAATAGGGTGCCGTCCTTGCAATATTTCGAAGCGAGGGGACTTTAAAAAAGTATTTGTCCCGCTCTTTATGGGTAATATTGTATCTTCCCAGCCACTCGGAATTTGATTCATTGAAGATACCAAATTTGTTATAAAGATTGCCGCCAATGTTCTCTCCGTGATGGCAGCTTACACACCCCTTTGACTTAAAAAGTTCGTATCCCTCTTTTTCTTTTTGAGTGAGAGCACTTTTATCACCCCTGAGATATCTGTCAAAGCGGGAGTTTGGCGTGATGAGTGTTTTTTCATATTCCGCGATGGCATCTGTAATATTATTTTTGGTAATACCGTCATTATAAATTGCATCAAAAAGTTTTTTGTATTTGCTTTTTTTGAGTTTTGGTATGATCTCTTCAAAGCTAGAACCCATTTCAACAGGATTTTCAATAGGTCCAATGGCCTGTTCCTGCAGATTTTTTGCCCGACCGTCCCAAAACTGTCGAAAATTAAAAACAGCATTATAAACAGTAGGCGCATTCACTGAGCCTTCTTGCCCTTGAATACCAAAAGAGAATTTTAACCCGTCATCTCCGCCATTGTGCAAATCGTGGCAGCTTGCACAGCTGATAGTATTATCATGCGATAAAATAGGATCAAAAAAGAGCACTTGACCGAGTTTTGCCTTTGCCTGATTGACCTGTACACTTTGCGGTAAAGGTGTAATAGGCTCATTTGCCGTTAGCAAAGTAACATAAAAAGAGAAGATGAGAATTATTATTTTATACATACTGTAATATTATCACAAATAACCTAAAACAATATTTCATTGTCCGTACATATGTTTTTTCGTTTTACTCGTAGCAACAGCTTTAAAAGGATTTTGCGGCCAATAATGCCTTTTGTATTTTCCCCGTAACTCTTTTGCGACCTCGGCATAAGAGTTCTCCCAAAAGCTTTTTAAATCATAAGTGATTTGTATGGGTCGCATAGCGGGTGTGAGGAGATGCATCTGTAAAGGGAGTGTGCCGTTTAACACTTTGGGTGTTTCATGAAGTCCGAACACTTCTTGTATCTTTACATGTAAAGAGGGTTTGTGAACGTCGGTGTAATCTATATGAATACTTGAACCGCTTGGTACTGTAATACTTTGGGGTACCTGGGTGTCCAAAAGCTGCTGCTGTTCCCATGTCAAGAGTGAGCGCAACAGTGCATAAATATCTAAACTTTCCAACTCTTTTATGCTTGCAATGTTGTCAAGATGAGGCTCCAGCCAAAGGTCAAGTCTCTCAAGCAGCGCTGTATCACTAAAGTCTGCAAACTCTTGATGATGGTGTAAAAAATTGACTCTTTCTTTGAATTTTACAGCTTTTTTGCTCCATGTCAAAAGTTCCAGACCCTCTTTTTTTATTAACTCTGTAAGCAGCTTTTGAAAATCTTGCCCTTTTGCAACCTGTATCGGTTTTGCAAAAAGGAGCAGTTTTAAAAAGTAAGTCTCTTCTCTTATGTCAAACTTCTTGTTCTCTTTATTGTAGTTTATTGTTTGTTTGGTGTGCATAAAGGAAGAAAAGTATTGCTCAATCTGCGTCATTGTTACACTCAGTGCCAGATTTATAAGTGAGTCTTTGGCATGTGCATGAAGATTTGCCACAACCAGGTACTCTTCATTGCGCAAAGTGTCTTCGTCATGAAGCATGGCGCCTTTTGCGTTGCTGAGTATGTATTTGTTACTGTTGCTGTCTCGCCGTCTAGCGAGTCTGTCAGGGTAGGCAAAAAGGAGCAGTACCCCGAGTATATCTTTGTCAAGTGAACTGTTTTTTTTGTGTGCCTGTTTGATATATTTGAGTTTTTTATAAAAAAACTCTGCTTCGCGGAGTACTTCTTTGGCTCTGAATGTATGGATATAGCTACTGTTGCAGTCTTGCTCAAAAAGATGTATATATCGCGGCAGTATATCACTCTCTTTTGATGCATCTTTAAAAATATCTTTTTCTCCCAAAAGTGAGGCCAGCAGACAGGCTTCATAGGCAAAGCCCAAATCATTTGCTTTTAAAATCATATAGGAAAATCTTGGATGCAGTCCCAGACTCAGAGCATCTCTGCCAAAAGCGGTGATTTTGAAAGAAGCATCAAGCATTGCGAGCGCCTGTAAAATTTTTTTTGTTTTTTGAGTAGTGTCGGGATGCGGAATATCCAAAAATTTCAGTTCGCAAAAGTCATCAACACCCCATAAAGCCAAATCCAGCATCAGTGAGCTTAAATCCGTCCGGAGTATTTCGGGTTTTGTGGACGGTTGCAGTATTTTTGATGCATGCCACAGCCTGTAGCAGACTCCGTTTGAGAGCCTTCCGGCTCTGCCTGCTCTTTGAACGGCGGCATCTTCTGAGACAAAGGACATTTCCAAATGATTCATCGCATTGGCATGGTTGTAGCGTGAGAGCTTCTCCAGACCCGAGTCTATCACGACTGTCACGCCCTCTATGGTCAGAGATGTCTGTGCAATGTTTGTACTGAGTATGATTTTTCGTTTTGAGGAGGAGGAGAGTGCCCTGTCCTGTTCTTTTTTTGAGAGTGAAGAGTAGAGCGGTACAATGAGGACATCTTTGCTAACGGTATTAAGAAGTGCATTTTGCAAATTTTTTATCTCTTTGACTCCTGGCAAAAAGACTAAAATATCTCCTGTATGCTTTTTTAATGCCTGCAGTGTCGTTTTGAGAAGCAAAGCATTCAAAGAGCGTGCGTCAGGTTGTTTTGTTTTGATGTCAAGATATATATTTTGTACATCATATCTTTTCCCTTTTGAAGTTATCACGGGAACATCACCGAGCAGGGAGGAGATTTCGTTTGCATTGAGTGTGGCGGACATAATCAGGATTTTCAACTCATCACGTAAGAGTTCCTGTACCTGCAAAGACAGCGCAAGGGACAAATCAGTGTGAATACTGCGTTCATGAAACTCATCAAAAACAATCATAGCTACATCATCCAAAGTCTGATTGCTTTGGAGTTTGCGTACTAAAACAGCTTCGGTAACAACCAGAATTTTGGTGTTTTTTGAATAAACACTGTCCATTTTTATCTGATAGCCCACACGCTCTCCAAGTGGTTCACCCAGAAGTTTCGCCATTTGCGAAGCAACCATCCGGGCAGCCACGCGCCGCGGCTCAAGCATAATGATCATTTTGTTTCCAAGCCAGGCTTCATCAAGCAAAGAGATAGGCACAACAGTGCTTTTTCCTGCCCCGGGAGGAGCCTGTAAAACAAGCCTGTTATTATTTTGCAGTGATTTTTTTACATCTTCTAAGACGTCATGTATCGGTAGTTTTATCATATAGAGTATTATAGCATTTTATCCAAATAATTTTTTCTTATTTAAATGTTTATAAAAACTGATACTGCTTTTTCCAGTGTGTAATTTTTACTCACTTTTATTATTAATTTATATTATAACATCAAAAAATTATAAAAATTATATTTTCGTGATACAGTTACGGTAAATTTTTAAAATATGGAGTAAAAATGAACAAAACATCACTTATAGTGGTTGCAGCAACTTTGGCTGTATCACTTGAAGCAGGTACTTTTTCAAACTTTTTTGACAGAGTTTCTAAAAAAGGGCATTCTATAAAAGTTGTAAGGGGTTTGAACCACGATCAAAAAAGTTATAAAGATAATGAGTACGGTCTTGTAAATGCAGACGTTGCTGCAAAGTGGATTAATGACTGGGAAGCAAATAAACCAGCAGGTGTGAACGGGCGCCTGTTTGTGATGCAGGTAGGACTTTTGCCGGGAAGCAAACCATTTGTGAAGCATGACGATGTGCATGTATTTACTTTTGACAGAACAGCAGGGTGTACTACAACAGGCGATATTCGCAATGACGGAATTTCTGATATTCCTATGCCGATTTTTTCAGGCGGTATGACAGGTATGGATGGTGCTTTTTGGGCATACGATATCAATCCGAATGAAGATATGCTTTTGGTTGTAGTCGCATCAGATGATCCTCAGAATATGGCACTGGCATCACGCTTTTTGTGGACAATGAGTTATTGGGGAATGAAAGAGGATCATGTTTCATTAATGAACGGAACGGCAATGTATATGTTTGATCCTGAGCTAAACCCTCGTATAAAAAGAGCGGGTGTAACGAGCAAAGAGTCAATGTTTACAGAGATGGGGTCTGAGTATTTGATGGCTCCGGGCGGAAAACTTGATTTTGGTGACGCAAAAAGCGGTCGTGCACCGGCACAGCGCCAGAACTTTGAATCTATAAAAACACTGCCTACCCAACCAAACTTCTCATTGTTTGCCAGTATGGAAGATATAATGAATGTAGTTGATGCAAACCAAAAATCTGATGTTATTATTGATGGCAGAAGTGCGGCTGAATACAATGCTGAAATCGAAGTTAAAAGAAGCAAAACAGAAACAAAAGAGTGTGGTGTAAATCATGATCAGCAGTGCTATTCCGCGTTTGAAGGACATATCAGAGGTGCTGTTAATCTCGAATACCGCAGTGTTATTAACACTCAAGACTTTGTCAAAGATCTTAATGGTGACGGCATAGTCGATGAGCGTGATGCATCGATGACTTTTCTCTCAAAAAGAGAACTTAAAAGAACATTTAGAAAATTAGGCGTAAAGCGTGACAGTGATGTATATACATACTGCAGAACAGGTACCCGTGCATCGCTTGTGACTTTTGCATCGTATGAGATTTTAGGATACAAAACACACATGTATGACGGTTCATGGATTCAGTGGTCAAAACTTGCAGATGCGGTAGATACTTACGCAAAACAAATGCTTCCGGAAGATTCACCATGGAGAACAGATGTTTCGCGCTATACAGAAAATATAAAATATAACGATTCTGTTGATGTGGGACCGGCTTCTGCAACACTTTATCCTTATGCGCCTGAAGGTTCAGGAAACCGCATTGTAGAAGAAGATGAAGCCTATCGTTTTGACTTCTAGGTTTTAATATGCAATAGGGGAGGGGAGGTCCCTCCTTGTGTCGTTATTTTGCAGTGCGCTTTTTACATCTTTCAGCGTAAAAACTTTGCAACTCTCGGGTTGCGTTTGACTGCTTCCTGTTTTGCTTTTTGTGTCGCATTAATAATATTTTTGATAACAAATGGATTGAGTTTCACTGCTTCTAATTGCACTTTTTCTGAAGGGTAAGTGATAAATTTAATGATTTGCGGATTATGTCTTACTGCGACTATTTGTGCTTCTTCGTCAAATGATTCAATCAGTTTTGTTAATGCTATGTTAAAGCTGCCGTTTTTCATAATCTTGTTTACTGCAAGAATCTGAATCTCTTTCGTTGGATTTTCAATCTCTTCAATAGCTCTTGGAGAGGTTTCCAGTGCTGCTTTTTGTACCTTATACGAAGGGGCTTTTATAAATTGTATTTTCCACCAGTATTGTGTAACCGCTTTGATTTGTTCTTCTTCACTGAGTGAAGAGTAATACTTTGTTCTTTCTTTTATCTGTTGTGCATAGGAAAGGTTTTTTGGCTGGGCACATCCGGTAAGAAGTACAAATAAAGCAAGTGCACTGAAAGTAAAAAA is a window from the Sulfurimonas hydrogeniphila genome containing:
- a CDS encoding cytochrome-c peroxidase; amino-acid sequence: MYKIIILIFSFYVTLLTANEPITPLPQSVQVNQAKAKLGQVLFFDPILSHDNTISCASCHDLHNGGDDGLKFSFGIQGQEGSVNAPTVYNAVFNFRQFWDGRAKNLQEQAIGPIENPVEMGSSFEEIIPKLKKSKYKKLFDAIYNDGITKNNITDAIAEYEKTLITPNSRFDRYLRGDKSALTQKEKEGYELFKSKGCVSCHHGENIGGNLYNKFGIFNESNSEWLGRYNITHKERDKYFFKVPSLRNIARTAPYFHDGRTYDLKKAVEIMSQYQLGRHITKEEIAKITAFLQSLNGELPKNIEPE
- a CDS encoding sulfurtransferase — encoded protein: MNKTSLIVVAATLAVSLEAGTFSNFFDRVSKKGHSIKVVRGLNHDQKSYKDNEYGLVNADVAAKWINDWEANKPAGVNGRLFVMQVGLLPGSKPFVKHDDVHVFTFDRTAGCTTTGDIRNDGISDIPMPIFSGGMTGMDGAFWAYDINPNEDMLLVVVASDDPQNMALASRFLWTMSYWGMKEDHVSLMNGTAMYMFDPELNPRIKRAGVTSKESMFTEMGSEYLMAPGGKLDFGDAKSGRAPAQRQNFESIKTLPTQPNFSLFASMEDIMNVVDANQKSDVIIDGRSAAEYNAEIEVKRSKTETKECGVNHDQQCYSAFEGHIRGAVNLEYRSVINTQDFVKDLNGDGIVDERDASMTFLSKRELKRTFRKLGVKRDSDVYTYCRTGTRASLVTFASYEILGYKTHMYDGSWIQWSKLADAVDTYAKQMLPEDSPWRTDVSRYTENIKYNDSVDVGPASATLYPYAPEGSGNRIVEEDEAYRFDF
- a CDS encoding EAL domain-containing protein, producing MIEKLKHTDKTTFILFVFILFVFIMFVNGYKIKENMSHFSLQSNKITQLQLIDRELNDFTFTANKFTNYDTVDQQKKQFEKILKSLRQDMQKYNKNTAPLLEKIAQNFQKKADDLEYFKAQNSALINSSHFLFGLHTTISNAADISLQAKNLTNEALFYILRYASSEYIDKKTIQKKLHELKIIARNKNSQYLYTFYMHAKVMLQTLQSLKEVSQEVQTNPLYRQLEALKRHITLDYEKDLQHQTWLMIVFFLVTVSILFILIFSHLQSNKTKKELLAFKYAIEHSDNIVVITDAQRNIVYVNETFEKTTKYKAQEVLGQNPRILKSDIQDPALYEELNAKLAKGEKWEGQFINKRKDGSLLYEKASIVPIFLQGKLVNYIALKLDITEYIEKNKQLAQAASVFENTEESIIITDSEGKIISINRAFTNIYGYSFAEVKGKSLKFLHSGVQDTSFYKDLWNQLIEHGIWKGKFVNKTKNGELIPLWSTIKKITNSKGDVLNYTAVQTDLREIETSQAKADYLAYHDALTGLSNRVNFEEYLQHALIISKRNKDILAVLFIDLDRFKVINDTLGHDIGDEVLKTVASRLKTTLRESDFISRWGGDEFVIILENLTLASDAAIVAQNIIKNLEEPIHVNEHSLITTASIGIAVYPQNGEDSQTLIKHADSAMYLAKESGKNNFRYYTQELSRNIQHRLDIDMALRNALQNNELFMVFQPQYRLKTKTIHSVEALVRWKNPKLGNVTPDKFIPVAEENGTIIPLGYFVFEESCKAFNQMKEANIHIHYIAINVSSLQFKEANLLETFLAIAAKHNVQPHEIEIEITERFIMEHTVANMDILQNFRNYGFKISIDDFGTGYSSMSYLKQLPTDTIKIDKSFVDDIANGSSDNVIIEAIIALSKTLEYMIVAEGIETQDQEEFLAEANCDFGQGYLFSRPVTCKEIIERFSEKIL
- the hrpB gene encoding ATP-dependent helicase HrpB — translated: MIKLPIHDVLEDVKKSLQNNNRLVLQAPPGAGKSTVVPISLLDEAWLGNKMIIMLEPRRVAARMVASQMAKLLGEPLGERVGYQIKMDSVYSKNTKILVVTEAVLVRKLQSNQTLDDVAMIVFDEFHERSIHTDLSLALSLQVQELLRDELKILIMSATLNANEISSLLGDVPVITSKGKRYDVQNIYLDIKTKQPDARSLNALLLKTTLQALKKHTGDILVFLPGVKEIKNLQNALLNTVSKDVLIVPLYSSLSKKEQDRALSSSSKRKIILSTNIAQTSLTIEGVTVVIDSGLEKLSRYNHANAMNHLEMSFVSEDAAVQRAGRAGRLSNGVCYRLWHASKILQPSTKPEILRTDLSSLMLDLALWGVDDFCELKFLDIPHPDTTQKTKKILQALAMLDASFKITAFGRDALSLGLHPRFSYMILKANDLGFAYEACLLASLLGEKDIFKDASKESDILPRYIHLFEQDCNSSYIHTFRAKEVLREAEFFYKKLKYIKQAHKKNSSLDKDILGVLLLFAYPDRLARRRDSNSNKYILSNAKGAMLHDEDTLRNEEYLVVANLHAHAKDSLINLALSVTMTQIEQYFSSFMHTKQTINYNKENKKFDIREETYFLKLLLFAKPIQVAKGQDFQKLLTELIKKEGLELLTWSKKAVKFKERVNFLHHHQEFADFSDTALLERLDLWLEPHLDNIASIKELESLDIYALLRSLLTWEQQQLLDTQVPQSITVPSGSSIHIDYTDVHKPSLHVKIQEVFGLHETPKVLNGTLPLQMHLLTPAMRPIQITYDLKSFWENSYAEVAKELRGKYKRHYWPQNPFKAVATSKTKKHMYGQ